The Streptomyces sp. SS1-1 genome has a segment encoding these proteins:
- a CDS encoding FtsX-like permease family protein: MLSLAAQMLRFRKGGFAATFLALAAGVAVLMTCALLVESGLRYHGTPQRYARTVAVVADRDLTITQKVLGEEESTTLTLPERGSVPGSLVTRIADVPGVSKAVGERWIPAVSPAAPDTPVTGRGWASAALAPYKLLAGSPPRGDGDIAVDSRLADAAGLRPGDRTEIVTGGRTLTLKVSGVVEAAGAGSGSTLFFTDARAARLDPRPGRFDAIGVLAEPGADRAAVVAAVRRAADHAGATTYVGADRGLAEEPEAAAARDLTVQAGGAFGGYAAAIIVFTAASTVGLSVRHRRRELALLRAVAATPGQVRTMILAEVGLLSVLAALVGVPVGLAATGRLRDELVERHFVPGTFTVQGGLLSGLAVTAAVALVALAAAWIAALRTTRIRPTEALGEAAVDKGLGGRTRLVSGLVFLAAGVSLIGLTGATGGDTALGAAIGMLYTFVLAIALLAPWINQGAARLLTPVLRTVWGNSGYLAAANLRAGARGMVAVLTALVLSIGLGGTVWFLQDNLQRQTEAQSHDGTRAQHALVGTTGLPASAADRARRIPGVEAATGVRRTGVIVRGGLEPATVLAQGIDPKGADRTMDLGVRSGDLEDLDGKNTVAVSASLAGAAGWKVGDRARLWLGDGSPATLRVVAVYDRGFGFGDVTLGKATLAGHTRTNLDDHVLVRPAADASPAEVSAALAGLARQYPGAGVTGTDRLTAELGADLAVSAWLNRMLILVLVGYAVLAAANTLIMAALARTRELSLLRLVGVTRGQIKRMVHAEQAGLLGVALAIGGTIAAVTLSSVVNAVTGERVPYVPALGWITIVAGTVTLALVAVLLPIGRVLRVSPVRGIGLRE; encoded by the coding sequence GTGCTGTCACTCGCCGCGCAGATGCTGCGCTTCCGCAAGGGCGGTTTCGCCGCCACCTTCCTCGCCCTCGCCGCCGGTGTCGCCGTCCTGATGACCTGCGCCCTGCTCGTGGAGTCGGGACTGCGGTACCACGGCACGCCCCAGCGCTACGCCCGGACCGTCGCCGTCGTCGCCGACCGGGACCTGACGATCACTCAGAAGGTGCTGGGCGAGGAGGAGTCCACCACACTCACCCTGCCGGAGCGCGGCAGCGTCCCCGGCTCCCTCGTGACCCGGATCGCCGACGTGCCGGGCGTGTCGAAGGCGGTGGGCGAGCGGTGGATCCCCGCCGTGTCACCGGCCGCGCCGGACACCCCCGTGACCGGGCGCGGCTGGGCGAGCGCCGCGCTCGCCCCGTACAAGCTGCTCGCCGGATCGCCGCCGCGCGGCGACGGCGACATCGCCGTCGACTCCCGGCTGGCGGACGCCGCGGGCCTGCGCCCCGGCGACCGCACCGAGATCGTCACGGGCGGCCGCACCCTCACCCTGAAGGTCAGCGGTGTCGTCGAGGCCGCAGGCGCCGGCAGCGGCAGCACGCTGTTCTTCACGGATGCCCGTGCGGCCCGCCTCGACCCGCGTCCCGGCCGCTTCGACGCCATCGGCGTGCTCGCCGAACCCGGCGCCGACAGGGCGGCCGTCGTCGCCGCGGTCCGCCGCGCCGCCGATCACGCCGGAGCCACCACCTACGTCGGCGCCGACCGCGGACTGGCCGAGGAACCGGAGGCGGCCGCCGCCCGGGACCTCACCGTCCAGGCCGGCGGCGCCTTCGGCGGGTACGCCGCCGCCATCATCGTGTTCACCGCCGCCTCCACCGTCGGCCTGTCCGTACGTCACCGCCGCCGCGAGCTGGCCCTGCTGCGGGCCGTCGCGGCGACCCCCGGCCAGGTCCGGACGATGATCCTCGCCGAAGTGGGCCTGCTCAGCGTCCTGGCCGCGCTCGTCGGTGTCCCGGTCGGCCTGGCCGCCACCGGCCGGCTCCGTGACGAACTCGTCGAACGGCACTTCGTCCCCGGCACGTTCACCGTCCAGGGCGGCCTGCTGTCCGGCCTCGCGGTCACCGCCGCCGTCGCCCTGGTCGCCCTCGCCGCCGCGTGGATCGCCGCGCTGCGCACCACGCGGATCAGGCCGACCGAGGCGCTCGGCGAGGCCGCCGTCGACAAGGGCCTCGGCGGCCGGACCCGCCTGGTGTCCGGGCTGGTGTTCCTCGCCGCCGGGGTGTCCCTGATCGGGCTCACCGGCGCCACCGGCGGTGACACGGCCCTCGGCGCCGCCATCGGCATGCTCTACACGTTCGTCCTCGCCATCGCCCTGCTCGCCCCCTGGATCAACCAGGGCGCCGCCCGCCTCCTCACCCCCGTCCTGCGCACGGTGTGGGGGAACAGCGGCTACCTCGCCGCCGCCAACCTGCGGGCGGGCGCCCGAGGCATGGTGGCCGTCCTCACCGCGCTCGTCCTGTCCATCGGGCTGGGCGGCACCGTCTGGTTCCTCCAGGACAACCTCCAGCGCCAGACCGAGGCCCAGTCCCACGACGGCACCCGCGCCCAGCACGCCCTCGTCGGCACGACCGGCCTGCCCGCGTCCGCCGCCGACCGGGCCCGCCGCATCCCGGGTGTCGAGGCGGCCACCGGAGTACGGCGCACCGGAGTCATCGTGCGCGGCGGTCTGGAACCGGCAACCGTGCTCGCCCAGGGCATCGACCCGAAGGGCGCCGACCGGACCATGGACCTCGGCGTGCGGTCCGGGGACCTCGAAGACCTCGACGGGAAGAACACCGTCGCCGTGTCCGCGTCCCTGGCCGGGGCGGCCGGCTGGAAGGTGGGCGACCGGGCACGCCTGTGGCTCGGCGACGGCAGCCCCGCCACCCTGCGGGTCGTCGCCGTCTACGACCGCGGCTTCGGCTTCGGCGACGTCACCCTCGGCAAGGCCACCCTCGCCGGGCACACCCGCACGAACCTCGACGACCACGTCCTCGTCCGCCCCGCCGCCGACGCCTCCCCGGCCGAGGTGAGCGCCGCCCTCGCCGGCCTCGCCCGCCAGTACCCGGGGGCCGGCGTCACCGGCACGGACCGGCTGACCGCCGAACTCGGCGCGGACCTCGCCGTCAGCGCCTGGCTCAACCGGATGCTCATCCTCGTCCTCGTCGGCTACGCCGTCCTCGCCGCCGCCAACACCCTGATCATGGCCGCGCTGGCCCGCACCAGGGAGCTGTCCCTGCTGCGGCTCGTCGGGGTGACCCGCGGACAGATCAAGCGGATGGTCCACGCCGAGCAGGCCGGACTGCTGGGCGTCGCCCTCGCCATCGGCGGGACCATCGCCGCCGTCACCCTGTCCTCGGTCGTCAACGCCGTCACCGGCGAACGCGTCCCCTACGTCCCCGCGCTCGGCTGGATCACCATCGTCGCCGGCACGGTCACCCTGGCCCTGGTCGCCGTGCTCCTGCCGATCGGCCGGGTGCTGCGCGTCAGCCCGGTACGGGGGATCGGGCTCCGCGAGTAA
- a CDS encoding ThuA domain-containing protein gives MRTLLKAATAMFAGAALCMSPQAAALPGDAPHAPVAAPAADPAYRVLVFSKTAGFRHSSIDEGVAALRDLGAANNFTVTATEDAGAFTAANLSQFRAVVFLSTTGDVLDGAQQTAFEQYLGAGGGYVGVHAAADTEYDWPFYEGLAGALFQSHPAIQPATVKVEDRAHDATAHLGRTWQRTDEWYNYRTNPRSSAHVLASLDESSYSGGTMSGDHPIAWCKDYAGGRAFYTGGGHTEESYADPAFRRHLLGGVRWAAGLVQADCRPETGYTSLFDGGGTSGWRQAGPGGFTLSDGTLTSHGGLGLFWYDAQEFTGDYSLKLDWRMTGDANSGVFVGFPASDDPWSAVDNGYEIQIDATDSADRTTGAVYGFKSADLAARDAALNPPGSWNTYEIRVTGERLEVFLNGRRINDFTNTDPARSLRQGHIGLQNHGDGDEVAFRNVRIKQAGSPSGPRTGEVRGVNGKCLDVDNAGTADGTKVQIWTCNTTAAQRWTVDTDSTFRALGKCLDIDNAGTADGTKIQLWTCNGTGAQQWVPQTDGTVRNPRSGKCLDASGGTWNDGTPVHLWTCHTGPNQKWTLP, from the coding sequence ATGCGCACTCTGCTCAAAGCGGCCACCGCGATGTTCGCCGGCGCCGCGCTCTGCATGTCTCCCCAGGCCGCCGCACTGCCGGGCGACGCACCGCACGCGCCGGTCGCGGCGCCCGCGGCCGACCCCGCCTACCGCGTCCTGGTCTTCTCCAAGACGGCGGGCTTCCGTCACTCCTCGATCGACGAGGGCGTAGCAGCACTGCGTGACCTGGGTGCGGCGAACAACTTCACCGTCACCGCCACCGAGGACGCGGGGGCCTTCACCGCGGCCAACCTGAGTCAGTTCCGCGCGGTCGTCTTCCTGTCGACCACGGGTGACGTGCTGGACGGCGCCCAGCAGACGGCGTTCGAGCAGTACCTCGGCGCGGGCGGCGGGTACGTCGGCGTCCACGCCGCCGCCGACACCGAGTACGACTGGCCCTTCTACGAGGGCCTGGCCGGCGCGCTCTTCCAGTCCCACCCGGCGATCCAGCCGGCCACCGTCAAGGTCGAGGACCGGGCGCACGACGCCACCGCCCACCTGGGCCGCACCTGGCAGCGCACCGACGAGTGGTACAACTACCGCACCAATCCGCGTAGTTCGGCCCATGTGCTGGCCTCGCTCGACGAGTCCAGCTACTCCGGCGGCACCATGTCGGGCGACCATCCGATCGCCTGGTGCAAGGACTACGCCGGTGGCCGCGCCTTCTACACCGGGGGCGGTCACACCGAGGAGTCGTATGCGGACCCGGCCTTCCGGCGGCATCTGCTCGGAGGGGTCCGCTGGGCCGCCGGGCTCGTCCAGGCCGACTGCCGCCCGGAGACCGGCTACACGTCCCTGTTCGACGGCGGCGGCACGTCCGGCTGGAGGCAGGCGGGCCCCGGTGGCTTCACATTGTCCGACGGGACCCTCACCTCGCACGGCGGCCTCGGCCTGTTCTGGTACGACGCCCAGGAGTTCACCGGCGACTACTCGCTCAAGCTGGACTGGCGGATGACCGGCGACGCCAACTCCGGTGTCTTCGTGGGCTTCCCGGCCTCCGACGACCCGTGGTCGGCGGTGGACAACGGCTACGAGATCCAGATCGACGCCACCGACAGCGCCGACCGGACCACGGGGGCCGTGTACGGGTTCAAGTCGGCCGACCTCGCCGCCCGCGACGCGGCGCTGAACCCGCCGGGCAGCTGGAACACGTACGAGATCCGGGTCACCGGGGAGCGGCTGGAGGTGTTCCTGAACGGGCGCAGGATCAACGACTTCACGAACACCGATCCGGCGCGCAGTCTGAGGCAGGGGCACATCGGGCTGCAGAACCACGGCGACGGCGACGAGGTGGCGTTCCGCAACGTCCGGATCAAGCAGGCCGGGAGCCCGTCCGGTCCGCGCACGGGCGAGGTGCGGGGTGTGAACGGCAAGTGCCTGGACGTGGACAACGCGGGCACCGCCGACGGGACGAAGGTGCAGATCTGGACGTGCAACACCACCGCCGCCCAGCGCTGGACCGTCGACACCGACAGCACCTTCCGCGCCCTCGGCAAGTGCCTCGACATCGACAACGCCGGCACCGCGGACGGCACGAAGATCCAGCTGTGGACCTGCAACGGAACCGGCGCCCAGCAGTGGGTGCCGCAGACCGACGGCACCGTCCGCAACCCCCGCTCCGGCAAATGCCTCGACGCCTCGGGCGGCACCTGGAACGACGGCACCCCCGTCCACCTGTGGACCTGCCACACCGGCCCCAACCAGAAATGGACCCTGCCATGA
- a CDS encoding PQQ-dependent sugar dehydrogenase, which translates to MRTRSPSLRRVRTALPAVVCALALALPLGPATAAPSGEPASRAAAAEDFQQVTLAKGVAETGEPMTMTVLPDRSVLHTARDGTLRRTDAAGTTTVAGRLDVYSHDEEGLQGVAADPGFASNRFVYLYYAPKLNTPAGDAPSDGSASDFTPFDGVNRLSRFVLKGDNTLDLASEKKILDVPASRGLCCHVGGDIDFDAAGNLYLSTGDDSNPFASDGFTPIDERASRNPAYDAQRSAGNTNDLRGKILRIKVAADGSYTIPSGNLFAPGTAKTRPEIYAMGFRNPFRMSVDRATGVVYVGDYGPDSGTASPSRGPAGQVEFNRVTKAGNFGWPYCTGKNDAYVDFDFATGTSGSRFDCAAPRNTSPRNTGLTELPPAQPAWIPYDGNSVPEFGNGSESPMGGPVYRYDAASSSDVKFPQDYDGDFFAGEFGRRWIKRIEAGGDGTVQSINAFPWAGTQVMDMAFGPDGALYVLDYGTGYFNGDENSALYRIEHVTGGRAPLAQAKASVTSGKAPLSVSFSSAGSSDPDGDTLSYAWTFGDGATSTAANPSHTYTAEGQYTATLKVTDSTGKSATASVQITVGNTAPTVRIDTPADGQIHDFGAAIPFKVTVTDPEDGTIDCSRVKVTFIIGHDSHGHPQTSATGCTGTLQTLADGEHDPNANIFGVVDAEYTDKGAAGQPALTTHDQRVTQPSHRQAEHYGGSSGVQIIQKTPAHGGRTVGEIHNGDWISFTPYNLADARTFTARVSSAGAGGTIEVRTGSATGTLLGTVTVPVTGGWETFQDVTTSLSDQPAASAPLFLVFKGGSGALFDVDDFSFTTASGGSSRSGEVRGVNGKCLDVDNAGTADGTKVQIWTCNTTAAQRWTVGTDSTFRALGKCLDIDNAGTADGTRIQLWTCNGTAAQVWTPQTDGTVRNPRSGKCLDASGDTWNDGTPVHLWTCHTGPNQKWTLP; encoded by the coding sequence ATGCGCACGAGATCGCCCTCGCTCAGACGTGTCCGTACGGCGCTGCCGGCCGTGGTGTGCGCCCTCGCCCTGGCCCTGCCGCTGGGCCCCGCCACCGCGGCCCCGAGCGGCGAACCCGCCTCCCGCGCGGCGGCGGCCGAGGACTTCCAGCAGGTCACCCTGGCCAAGGGGGTCGCCGAGACCGGCGAACCCATGACGATGACGGTGCTGCCGGACCGCTCGGTCCTGCACACCGCGCGGGACGGCACGCTCCGCCGCACCGACGCCGCCGGCACCACCACCGTGGCGGGCAGGCTCGACGTCTACAGCCACGACGAGGAGGGCCTGCAGGGCGTCGCCGCCGACCCCGGCTTCGCGTCGAACCGGTTCGTCTACCTGTACTACGCCCCGAAGCTCAACACACCGGCCGGGGACGCCCCTTCGGACGGAAGCGCCTCGGACTTCACGCCGTTCGACGGGGTGAACCGGCTGTCGCGGTTCGTCCTGAAGGGCGACAACACGCTCGATCTCGCCAGCGAGAAGAAGATCCTGGACGTTCCCGCCTCCCGCGGCCTGTGCTGTCACGTCGGCGGCGACATCGACTTCGACGCGGCCGGCAACCTGTACCTGTCGACCGGCGACGACTCCAATCCGTTCGCCTCCGACGGCTTCACGCCGATCGACGAGCGCGCCTCCCGCAACCCGGCGTACGACGCCCAGCGTTCGGCCGGCAACACCAACGACCTGCGCGGCAAGATCCTGCGGATCAAGGTCGCGGCCGACGGCTCGTACACGATCCCGTCCGGAAACCTGTTCGCGCCCGGCACCGCGAAGACCCGGCCCGAGATCTACGCGATGGGCTTCCGCAACCCGTTCCGGATGAGCGTCGACCGGGCCACCGGCGTCGTCTACGTCGGTGACTACGGCCCCGACTCCGGCACCGCCAGCCCCTCCCGGGGCCCCGCCGGACAGGTCGAGTTCAACCGCGTCACCAAGGCCGGCAACTTCGGCTGGCCGTACTGCACCGGCAAGAACGACGCCTATGTGGACTTCGACTTCGCGACCGGCACGTCCGGGTCCCGGTTCGACTGCGCGGCACCCAGGAACACCTCGCCGCGCAACACCGGCCTGACCGAACTGCCGCCCGCCCAGCCCGCCTGGATCCCCTACGACGGCAACTCGGTGCCGGAGTTCGGCAACGGCTCGGAGTCCCCCATGGGCGGCCCGGTCTACCGGTACGACGCCGCCTCCTCCTCGGACGTGAAGTTCCCGCAGGATTACGACGGCGACTTCTTCGCCGGCGAGTTCGGCCGCCGCTGGATCAAGCGGATCGAGGCCGGCGGCGACGGCACCGTGCAGTCCATCAACGCGTTCCCGTGGGCCGGCACCCAGGTGATGGACATGGCCTTCGGCCCGGACGGCGCGCTGTACGTCCTGGACTACGGCACCGGGTACTTCAACGGGGACGAGAACTCCGCGCTGTACCGCATCGAGCATGTGACCGGTGGACGCGCCCCGTTGGCGCAGGCCAAGGCGAGCGTCACCTCCGGGAAGGCCCCGCTGTCCGTGTCGTTCTCGTCGGCCGGCAGCAGCGACCCCGACGGGGACACGCTCAGTTACGCGTGGACGTTCGGCGACGGCGCCACCTCCACCGCCGCGAACCCGTCGCACACCTACACCGCCGAGGGCCAGTACACGGCCACGCTGAAGGTCACCGACTCCACCGGCAAGTCCGCCACGGCCTCCGTGCAGATCACCGTCGGCAACACCGCCCCGACCGTGCGGATCGACACGCCCGCCGACGGGCAGATCCACGACTTCGGCGCCGCCATCCCGTTCAAGGTGACCGTCACCGACCCGGAGGACGGGACGATCGACTGCTCCCGGGTGAAGGTCACCTTCATCATCGGGCACGACAGCCACGGACATCCGCAGACCTCCGCCACCGGCTGCACGGGCACCCTGCAGACCCTGGCCGACGGCGAACACGACCCGAACGCCAACATCTTCGGGGTCGTCGACGCCGAGTACACCGACAAGGGCGCGGCGGGCCAGCCCGCGCTGACGACGCACGACCAGCGGGTCACCCAGCCCAGCCACCGGCAGGCCGAGCACTACGGCGGCTCCTCGGGCGTGCAGATCATCCAGAAGACACCGGCCCACGGCGGCCGTACGGTCGGGGAGATCCACAACGGCGACTGGATCTCCTTCACGCCGTACAACCTGGCCGACGCCCGGACGTTCACGGCACGTGTCTCCTCGGCGGGCGCCGGCGGGACCATCGAGGTGCGGACCGGCTCCGCGACCGGCACCCTGCTCGGCACGGTCACCGTGCCCGTCACCGGCGGCTGGGAGACCTTCCAGGACGTCACGACGTCCCTGAGCGACCAGCCGGCCGCGTCGGCTCCTCTCTTCCTCGTCTTCAAGGGTGGCAGCGGTGCCCTGTTCGACGTGGACGACTTCTCCTTCACCACCGCCTCGGGCGGGAGCAGTCGTTCGGGCGAGGTGCGGGGTGTGAACGGCAAGTGCCTGGACGTGGACAACGCGGGCACCGCCGACGGGACGAAGGTGCAGATCTGGACGTGCAACACCACCGCCGCCCAGCGCTGGACCGTCGGCACCGACAGCACCTTCCGCGCCCTCGGCAAGTGCCTCGACATCGACAACGCCGGCACCGCGGACGGCACGAGGATCCAGCTGTGGACCTGCAACGGAACCGCAGCCCAAGTGTGGACTCCCCAGACCGACGGCACCGTCCGCAACCCACGCTCCGGCAAATGCCTCGACGCCTCGGGCGACACCTGGAACGACGGCACCCCCGTCCACCTGTGGACCTGCCACACCGGCCCCAACCAGAAATGGACCCTGCCGTAG
- a CDS encoding SAM-dependent methyltransferase: MTTDSQPSVQIDTSRAHPARVYDWLLGGKDNYPVDEAVGERLPPEARDGARQNRQFMHRAAAWLASQGTDQFLDIGTGIPTEPNLHQVVQNVVPAAKVVYADNDPIVLRHAEALLISTREGATDYIQADVRDPESIVKHARRVLDFDRPVALSLIALMHFISDEQDAHGIVRALVDTLPSGSHLILSHASSDLFPELSDQVVAEYAKGGIQLAFRPRPEVERFFDGLDLVAPGLVTATEWAPSSPAAGAEPSGIYAGVARVR, translated from the coding sequence ATGACGACCGATTCCCAGCCGTCCGTGCAGATCGACACCAGCAGGGCCCATCCGGCCCGTGTGTACGACTGGCTGCTCGGCGGCAAGGACAACTACCCCGTGGACGAGGCGGTGGGTGAGCGGCTGCCTCCGGAGGCGCGTGACGGCGCCCGGCAGAACCGGCAGTTCATGCACCGGGCCGCCGCCTGGCTCGCCTCCCAGGGCACCGACCAGTTCCTGGACATAGGCACCGGCATCCCCACCGAGCCGAACCTCCACCAGGTCGTGCAGAACGTCGTCCCGGCCGCCAAGGTCGTGTACGCCGACAACGACCCGATCGTCCTGCGGCACGCCGAGGCGCTGCTGATCAGCACGCGCGAGGGGGCGACCGACTACATCCAGGCGGACGTGCGCGACCCGGAGTCGATCGTCAAGCACGCCCGGCGCGTCCTGGACTTCGACCGGCCCGTCGCGCTGTCCCTGATCGCCCTGATGCACTTCATCAGTGACGAGCAGGACGCCCACGGCATCGTCCGCGCGCTGGTCGACACCCTGCCGTCGGGCAGCCACCTGATCCTGTCGCACGCCTCGTCCGACCTGTTCCCGGAGCTCTCGGACCAGGTGGTCGCCGAGTACGCGAAGGGTGGCATCCAGCTCGCGTTCCGGCCTCGCCCGGAGGTGGAGCGGTTCTTCGACGGGCTGGACCTCGTGGCGCCGGGTCTGGTGACGGCGACCGAGTGGGCGCCGTCGTCCCCGGCGGCCGGGGCGGAGCCGAGCGGCATCTACGCGGGCGTGGCGCGCGTGCGCTGA
- a CDS encoding GNAT family N-acetyltransferase — protein sequence MTDPDLGPVTWPPAPIRTGRLVLRAAEARDRATFIELLASPEVHTYLGGPRERDELERGVPAVPESWPGSFVVEFDGRMIGQVLVRRVTEHRAEEAVGKLDLGYLFLPRVWGHGYAAEACAAALDWIDARLPGEPVVLATQTANTRSLRLAAKLGFTEVEVFRAWGAEQWLGRRAPVAPAG from the coding sequence ATGACCGACCCCGACCTCGGACCCGTCACCTGGCCGCCCGCACCGATCAGGACCGGACGGCTCGTGCTGCGCGCCGCCGAGGCCCGGGACCGGGCGACCTTCATCGAGCTGCTGGCGTCGCCGGAGGTGCACACCTACCTCGGAGGTCCCCGGGAGCGTGACGAACTCGAGCGGGGGGTGCCCGCGGTGCCCGAGTCGTGGCCCGGAAGTTTCGTCGTCGAGTTCGACGGGCGGATGATCGGGCAGGTCCTGGTCCGGAGGGTCACCGAGCACCGCGCGGAGGAGGCCGTGGGCAAGCTCGACCTCGGCTATCTGTTCCTGCCGCGGGTGTGGGGGCACGGGTACGCCGCCGAGGCGTGCGCGGCGGCGCTCGACTGGATCGACGCCCGCCTGCCCGGTGAGCCGGTGGTGCTCGCCACGCAGACCGCCAACACCCGCTCGCTGCGCCTCGCGGCGAAGCTCGGGTTCACCGAGGTGGAGGTGTTCCGGGCCTGGGGCGCCGAGCAGTGGCTCGGCCGACGGGCTCCGGTGGCGCCCGCCGGGTGA
- a CDS encoding response regulator transcription factor yields the protein MLPGWWTGTCATSACCSRDSNPLAAPVALFERYREDAVPLDVDDPGPVAGTDGVGGPGPLSATDRRLLALLVAGVADKAVATQLGLSRRTVRRHIQRMRELAGAATRMRLAWQAARRGRL from the coding sequence ATTCTGCCGGGCTGGTGGACCGGAACCTGTGCGACGTCGGCGTGCTGCTCGCGGGACAGCAATCCGCTCGCCGCCCCAGTCGCGCTGTTCGAGCGGTACCGGGAGGACGCGGTCCCGCTGGACGTCGATGACCCGGGGCCGGTCGCCGGGACGGACGGCGTCGGCGGCCCCGGCCCGCTGTCCGCGACGGACCGGCGGCTGCTCGCCCTGCTGGTGGCCGGCGTCGCCGACAAGGCGGTGGCCACCCAGCTGGGGCTGAGCCGGCGCACGGTGCGGCGGCACATCCAGCGCATGAGGGAACTCGCCGGCGCGGCGACCCGGATGCGGCTGGCGTGGCAGGCCGCGCGGCGGGGCCGGCTGTAG
- a CDS encoding SGNH/GDSL hydrolase family protein: protein MSSLLPHTPHRLGRLRRLRAGRLAAALAFALTTSVVAASAPTAAGAQRPSASKGWFTSWASSQQGLATEQLNDQSVRMISHLSQGGDALRVRLQNTFGQTPLTVTAATVAHTDGAGAATDGAPVSVTFAGSRTVVVPAGGEVWSDPARLGTAAQDDVAVSVSVSGTVAAGVHNSAFRTNYLTPPGSGDHTADASGTAYTRTTGATYLVSAVDVHNPRLRGTLVAYGSSVVDGTGSTDCGPGCQRPGENLRWTDGVARRITEELPADRQFTVANAGIGGTTSAATCPRMDPSLRGLDAVSRLDRDVLALHGVTGVLFYYGTNDLAAGCEAGPILDSYRDVFRRLRAAGVKVYVTPITPRPGYSDQNNRDRHTVGTFVSTWNTCAGTCDGVLPFDQVLRDPVKPNSINPPYDTGDGVHANIAGQQALADIVSLPMLAASASR from the coding sequence ATGAGCTCTCTTCTCCCCCACACCCCTCACCGCCTCGGCCGCCTCCGGCGTCTGCGTGCGGGCCGCCTCGCCGCCGCCCTGGCGTTCGCCCTCACGACGTCGGTGGTCGCCGCCTCCGCCCCCACCGCCGCCGGGGCGCAGCGACCGTCGGCCTCGAAGGGCTGGTTCACCTCATGGGCGAGCTCCCAACAGGGGCTCGCCACCGAGCAGTTGAACGACCAGTCCGTGCGCATGATCAGTCATCTGAGCCAGGGCGGTGACGCGCTGCGGGTCCGTCTGCAGAACACCTTCGGGCAGACGCCGCTGACGGTGACGGCGGCGACCGTGGCACACACCGACGGTGCCGGCGCGGCGACGGACGGCGCCCCGGTTTCCGTCACCTTCGCCGGGAGCCGCACGGTCGTCGTGCCGGCCGGGGGTGAGGTGTGGAGCGATCCGGCCCGGCTCGGCACGGCCGCCCAGGACGACGTCGCGGTGTCCGTCTCCGTGTCCGGCACCGTGGCCGCGGGCGTCCACAACAGCGCGTTCCGCACCAACTACCTGACCCCGCCCGGCTCCGGCGACCACACCGCCGACGCCTCGGGCACCGCGTACACGCGGACGACCGGCGCCACCTACCTGGTCAGCGCCGTCGACGTGCACAACCCGCGGCTGCGCGGCACGCTCGTCGCGTACGGCAGTTCGGTGGTCGACGGCACCGGGTCCACCGACTGCGGGCCGGGCTGCCAGCGTCCGGGCGAGAACCTGCGGTGGACGGACGGCGTCGCGCGGCGCATCACCGAAGAGCTGCCCGCCGACCGGCAGTTCACCGTCGCCAACGCCGGCATCGGCGGCACCACCAGCGCCGCCACCTGTCCCCGCATGGACCCGTCGCTGCGCGGTCTGGACGCGGTGTCCCGCCTGGATCGCGACGTCCTCGCCCTGCACGGGGTCACCGGCGTCCTCTTCTACTACGGCACCAACGACCTCGCCGCCGGATGCGAGGCCGGGCCGATCCTGGACAGCTACCGGGACGTCTTCCGGCGGCTGCGGGCCGCGGGCGTCAAGGTCTACGTCACGCCCATCACCCCGCGCCCCGGCTACTCGGACCAGAACAACCGGGACCGGCACACCGTCGGCACGTTCGTCTCGACGTGGAACACCTGCGCCGGGACCTGTGACGGCGTGCTGCCCTTCGACCAGGTGCTGCGGGACCCCGTGAAGCCGAACAGCATCAACCCGCCGTACGACACCGGGGACGGCGTGCACGCCAACATCGCCGGTCAGCAGGCGCTCGCGGACATCGTGTCGCTCCCCATGCTGGCGGCGTCGGCGTCCCGCTGA
- a CDS encoding DinB family protein: MTTTTTPDGRPVPPPHAGERAMLEAWLDFHRATLALKCAGLDDARLRQAAVPPSSMTLLGLVQHMAEVERNWFQRIFASLDVPPVFGDGDGDGHGFALDPDRGIEEATAAWRAQIARGRELTAGASLDDVGRLSERDAGIVGDAGVSLRWILVHLIEECARHNGHADLIRERLDGVTGVTGT; encoded by the coding sequence ATGACGACGACCACGACACCGGACGGACGGCCCGTACCGCCCCCGCACGCCGGCGAACGCGCCATGCTGGAGGCGTGGCTGGACTTCCACCGCGCCACCCTCGCCCTGAAGTGCGCGGGCCTGGACGACGCCCGGCTGCGGCAGGCGGCGGTTCCCCCCTCCTCGATGACGCTGCTCGGGCTCGTGCAGCACATGGCCGAAGTCGAACGCAACTGGTTCCAGCGGATCTTCGCGTCCCTGGACGTCCCGCCCGTCTTCGGCGACGGCGACGGCGACGGGCACGGCTTCGCGCTCGATCCGGACCGTGGGATCGAGGAGGCGACGGCCGCCTGGCGGGCCCAGATCGCCCGGGGTCGCGAACTGACCGCCGGAGCCTCGCTCGACGACGTCGGGCGCCTGTCCGAGCGCGATGCCGGGATCGTCGGTGACGCGGGTGTCTCCCTGCGCTGGATCCTGGTGCACCTGATCGAGGAGTGCGCCCGTCACAACGGCCACGCCGACCTGATCCGCGAACGGCTCGACGGGGTCACCGGGGTCACCGGAACGTAG